In the genome of Flavobacterium panacagri, one region contains:
- a CDS encoding trypsin-like serine peptidase, which yields MSYSANEIVSALRTNRREFGDLYFQSQTVLPIEKRIAFEVIVAEYADDTEAFKKAVNYSISNNFIESFLLTFAQSSLETGALMRILQQNSLQTAQPQLQAITNAVSGFSEPDVYLKGIMKNMRLTGKVIINGEPMGTGVLVGPNYFLTAWHVTKSLFDHNNTPLTDVDLSIEFDNFLKASETGMTTNQSLIIQAHRKWYVSHSVCNEVELNNKIPDPKDGFAGFWDYTIIKLKRPVGYERSWVTIDPRALVPPDDAKIILFQHPSGSSLKIDISTIISPRPSITQIPKFRFLHEVNALGGASGGPCFDKEFTLIGIHQGVWPEKLNGRTVNRGIPIDKICTHFNSVHNTNIHEMDFENPFWYLDKIKYEPVIGRDDFQLLLWDSFINPQNNKRLFDIKGVEGTGKTFLTRIAHSALNDIQHLKINCPGEIIGKMDACSFVNYVCGTAGIPLPGIPAFKEYDTTVAAWLRNILADPLLSSLNKVRDKRTVWIMITDLNKFSLEGENLSEFFLLLLSSLKDTEWLRIIIDGFPSNLPVATLDYTQTYRTTELTLDDITSFLNKCFTERGWDLNPINQVSNLLRFVYADKLPDNHSAMNILKKGIINVFEKRS from the coding sequence ATGAGTTATTCAGCTAATGAAATTGTTTCCGCATTACGTACAAATCGCAGAGAATTTGGTGACTTATACTTTCAATCACAAACAGTTTTACCAATTGAGAAACGTATTGCTTTTGAAGTTATTGTAGCGGAATATGCAGATGACACTGAAGCTTTTAAAAAAGCTGTCAACTACTCTATATCTAACAATTTTATAGAAAGTTTTCTATTGACATTTGCTCAGTCTTCTCTGGAAACAGGAGCACTGATGAGAATTTTGCAGCAAAACAGTCTACAAACAGCTCAACCTCAGTTACAGGCAATAACAAATGCTGTTTCTGGATTCTCTGAGCCCGATGTATACCTGAAAGGTATCATGAAAAACATGAGACTTACTGGAAAAGTAATTATTAACGGAGAGCCAATGGGAACTGGGGTACTAGTTGGTCCAAATTACTTCCTTACTGCCTGGCATGTTACAAAATCGTTATTTGACCATAATAATACACCTTTAACAGATGTTGATCTTAGTATTGAGTTTGACAACTTTCTAAAGGCCAGTGAAACCGGGATGACCACAAATCAGTCCCTAATCATCCAAGCGCATAGAAAATGGTATGTTAGCCATTCTGTATGTAACGAAGTAGAATTAAATAATAAAATTCCGGATCCTAAAGATGGTTTTGCTGGATTTTGGGATTATACTATTATAAAATTAAAAAGGCCTGTAGGGTACGAAAGAAGCTGGGTTACAATTGATCCGCGCGCTTTGGTTCCACCAGATGATGCTAAAATCATTCTCTTCCAGCATCCATCAGGATCCTCACTTAAAATTGATATCAGCACTATAATTAGTCCAAGACCTTCAATAACGCAGATTCCAAAATTTCGCTTTCTACATGAAGTGAATGCCTTGGGTGGTGCTTCTGGAGGTCCTTGTTTCGATAAAGAATTTACCCTTATTGGAATACATCAGGGGGTCTGGCCAGAAAAGTTAAACGGCCGTACTGTGAATAGAGGTATTCCAATTGATAAAATATGCACTCATTTTAATTCTGTACATAACACCAACATTCATGAGATGGATTTTGAAAATCCTTTTTGGTACCTGGATAAGATTAAATATGAACCTGTCATAGGAAGAGATGATTTCCAGCTCCTACTCTGGGATTCTTTTATAAATCCCCAAAACAATAAACGTTTATTTGATATTAAGGGAGTCGAAGGCACAGGAAAAACTTTTCTTACACGAATTGCACATTCAGCCCTTAATGATATTCAGCACCTAAAAATCAATTGTCCTGGAGAAATAATCGGGAAAATGGACGCTTGTTCCTTTGTTAATTATGTATGCGGTACTGCGGGAATACCATTGCCTGGAATACCTGCATTTAAAGAATATGACACCACAGTAGCTGCATGGCTTAGAAACATTTTGGCCGATCCACTTCTTTCCTCTCTAAATAAAGTAAGAGATAAAAGAACTGTATGGATTATGATAACTGATTTAAATAAATTCAGTCTGGAGGGTGAAAATCTCTCGGAATTTTTTCTGTTGCTTCTTAGTTCTTTAAAAGATACAGAATGGCTTCGCATCATCATTGACGGATTTCCCTCAAATCTTCCGGTTGCCACTCTCGATTATACCCAGACTTACAGAACTACAGAATTAACACTAGACGATATTACATCATTTCTAAATAAATGTTTTACTGAAAGAGGCTGGGATTTAAACCCAATTAATCAGGTTTCTAATTTACTGCGTTTTGTTTATGCCGATAAACTACCAGACAATCATTCTGCAATGAACATACTCAAGAAAGGTATTATAAATGTATTTGAAAAAAGATCTTAA
- a CDS encoding trypsin-like serine peptidase has protein sequence MKKIDQAINRFRPNLIRTVASSLESFESTDIPKTALKTIIEAKTSSAENEIRRLRYNSDVDAKKLQKLTDAVNTEGKKALKAVYNNDSAYFKNNLEALDLLEVIVKTDGSSPSFLVKNGTVDLSSAQPGLWNDILTTNKTSIDYAISCVGRIDKFGSHVGSGFLIAQNLFVTNRHVLQSIGSNNNSGSTVYDDVSVDFGFEYEGIKTLNRREFKKVIFDNGNLINPKLIDHSKIDMVIIELLPLNTACRVPQINFTKTIKELKSNSYMYTIGYPGDPGLAGLSVYGKLLEDIYQSTYGFKRLSPGQIINSDIKNSHTISHDASTLGGNSGSVIIGNNKLTSASAIHYGGTLKTPRENWGLLLESTLNIKDKTSGRLLSEILDSNGVITE, from the coding sequence ATGAAAAAGATTGATCAAGCCATAAACCGCTTTCGCCCCAATCTTATAAGAACAGTTGCATCTTCTCTGGAATCTTTCGAAAGCACTGATATACCCAAAACTGCTTTAAAAACAATTATTGAAGCTAAAACCTCTTCGGCTGAAAATGAAATAAGAAGGCTGAGATACAATTCTGATGTGGATGCAAAAAAATTACAAAAACTTACCGACGCAGTCAATACTGAAGGAAAGAAGGCACTTAAGGCCGTATACAATAATGATAGTGCATATTTTAAAAACAATCTTGAAGCACTGGATCTGTTAGAAGTCATTGTAAAAACCGACGGAAGCAGTCCTTCTTTTCTAGTAAAAAATGGTACAGTAGATCTTTCTTCTGCCCAGCCAGGGTTGTGGAATGATATACTGACGACTAATAAAACTAGTATTGATTATGCTATTTCATGTGTCGGTCGTATAGATAAATTCGGCTCCCATGTAGGTAGTGGATTTCTTATAGCTCAGAATTTATTTGTAACAAATCGTCATGTCCTGCAGAGCATCGGCTCAAATAACAACTCAGGATCAACCGTTTACGATGACGTATCTGTAGACTTTGGCTTTGAATATGAAGGTATTAAAACATTAAATCGTCGTGAGTTCAAAAAAGTAATATTTGATAATGGAAATCTTATAAATCCCAAGTTGATAGATCATTCCAAAATCGATATGGTAATTATTGAATTGCTACCATTAAATACTGCTTGTAGAGTTCCTCAAATAAACTTCACTAAAACCATTAAAGAATTAAAATCCAACTCTTACATGTATACTATTGGATATCCCGGAGATCCAGGTCTTGCTGGTTTAAGTGTTTATGGAAAATTATTAGAAGATATTTATCAGTCTACATACGGTTTTAAAAGACTATCGCCTGGACAAATTATCAATAGTGATATTAAAAACAGTCATACCATTAGCCACGATGCCAGTACCTTAGGAGGTAATTCAGGATCCGTAATTATTGGTAACAATAAACTAACCTCTGCCAGTGCCATTCATTATGGAGGAACTCTTAAGACACCACGCGAAAATTGGGGCTTATTGCTTGAATCTACTCTAAACATTAAAGACAAAACATCAGGAAGACTTTTATCTGAGATTCTGGATTCAAATGGAGTTATTACTGAATAG